The DNA segment ATCAAAATGCTGCCCAAATCCTCACAGACTTACCCTCACCCTCATCACTTACCAAGCCGCCAACTACCCATCTCACCAAGATTAAAACGATGGTAGTGTCCCCCGGACGCAAGGTAACAGTTCTCGCTAGTAAACTACACAACAAAACTCAAGCAGTGAGCCAAAAGTTACCTTTACCTGTTTGGCTACGTCCTTTCGCTGTGAGTTTTGGGGGAACAGCTTTAGTTGTCTTAACAGGTGCAGGTACTTGGGCATTAGTAAATTCCGTGGTTCGTGGCGTATCTTCAATTACCATCCCTTCTATTTCCTTACCCGAATTACCATCCTTACCCAACCCACTAGCACAACCAGTCACCGACAAAAACAAAACTAGTAACAGTGAAGTTCTCAGTCGTCGTCAACAGCTAGAAATCCCCGAAACATTTTTTATTCAGATGGCAGATAGCTTATTTTATGCTCAAAAGCCAGAATTAAAAGGACGTAGCTTAACATCGAAGCCAGAAGATGCGCCCCTAAGAGATGAATGGCACGCTGTCGCTGGAGAATTTTTGAATAAAATAGAACAAGCGAACCTCAGTACAGCAGCTCGGCGAAAACTGGGAAGCTATACCCAAAAAGATTATGAAACCTGGAGAAGACAAGCACGCTCTGGACAACTGGGAAATTACACAGCCAGCCAACTAAATAAAGACACAAATGAGAAATTTGATCGGTTGTTTCCTGGTCAGCAGCGTGGGAAACTGAATCAACAAACTTTCGGTCAAGTTTGGTATGCGATCGCAGCTGATCAAGTAAGTAAAGCACAATCTAAGTAGGGTAATTGGTAATTGGTGACAACTGACAACTGACAACTGACTATGGACTAATGACGAATGACGAATGACGAATGACTAAATTATATTGTTCAAAAGGACACGAGAATTACCCAGGGACTCGGTTCTGTCTTACGTGTGGTGAGAAGTTAGTGGATAATTTTATAACTCAGAGTATTCAACCGGGGTTAACTTTAAGCGATCGCTATCTGATTGTACGTCAAGTTGGTCAGGGGGGATTTGGGCGCACTTATTTAGCTGAAGATATTAACCGTTTCCGCGAACTTTGTATTTTAAAAGAATTTTCACCCCAAGTTCAAACAGCCTACGTCTTACAAAAAGCAGAGGAGTTGTTTCAACGAGAAGCTAAGGTTCTCCATCAGCTACAACATCCCCAAATACCCCGCTTTCGAGAAATATTTCGTGTCAATCTAGCGGGTAAGGAATATTTATTTTTAGTTCAAGATTATGTAGAAGGGGAAACTTACAGTGGGTTATTAAATCACCGCATACAGCAAGGGTTAAGATTCACAGAAGCAGAAATCCGCCAACTGTTGCAGCAAATTCTCCCAGTTTTGGACTATATCCATTCTCTGGGTGTGATTCATCGAGATATATCGCCAGATAATCTCATTCTTCGCAGTGTTGACAAACTACCAGTATTGATTGATTTTGGTGGTGTCAAACAAGTAGTAGCCGTTGTTGCATCTCAATATTATCAACCGGGTGTAGTTGCATCTCCTCCAGCCGCTACCCTACTAGGTAAAGTGGGATTTGCACCACCAGAACAGATGCAAACTGGAAATGTCTCTCCCCACAGTGATTTATATGCTTTGGCGGTCACGGCAGTAGTTTTACTGACTGGAAAACAACCCCAGGAATTACTTGATACATATAATTTATCTTGGAATTGGCAACGAGAAATTAGCCTTAGTCCCATTTTGGGGCAAGTGTTAGATAAAATGCTGGCGGCTAGACCAGGCGATCGCTATCAGTCAGCCCAGCAAGTCTTACACGCACTTAACCCAGCACCAACCAATTACCCGCCTACCCAAGCCCCCACTCCTACCTCCGTTCCCATACCACCACCTGTTCCTACACCCGATACAATTGCTATTGCCCCATCTCTCCCCACTCCCACCATTTCCCCAGCACCTCAAAGAAAAAACTGGTTGATACCAACCGCCGCACTCTTATTAGTCGGTACGGCTGGCTTAGTTTGGTTAGGGATGAGTAACAGCGATCGCCACTCTATCTCCGTTGAACCCACTCCCACACCCACAGAGACACAACCCACCAACCCCCTAGATAAATACTCCCCCACAGAACGACGACGCAAACAAAGATTGAACGATCGCCGTCAACAGTTGGGTATAGATTTTAACTTTTATATTAATGTAGTTAATCAAATTTTCTGGGACAGAAACCCCAGTGAACGGGGACGCACCCTCAGCGATGGGGCAGAAGATGAAAACTTACGGGCAGAATGGGATGCAGTCGCCGCCGAATTGTTAGATAAACTCAAACCCCTGAGTAATAAAGCTAGACGACAACTAGGTACTTATACTGCCGCAGAACGCGATCGCTGGAAAGTAGAAGTTAATCAAATCAACGTTGGTAGCCGTTCTTTATATGATTTAGGTGATGCAGCCTTCTTCAAAGCATTTCCTGAACAGAAGGGCAAAAACTTTATTGAGCAACCAATTGGACAAGTTTGGCAAGCCTTTGTTAGTGATAAACTGAGTGCGATCGTTGCGGGTAGCGCCTTTCAAAAAATTGTCTTTGATCCAGGCGCTATAAATAAAACAGTCAGTGGCACTCTCCAGCCTGCTGGCGGTAAAGTTTTTATTGCTGACTTAGCTCAAGACCAATCTCTAGAATTGCAGCTAAAAGCCAACCCTAAAGTTTTATTGTCTGTATATTCCCCCTCAGGAAAAACAATATTTTTAGAAGATTCTGAAAAACGTAGTTTATCAACTGAACTCCCAGAATCTGGATTTTATGAGTTCGTTGTCGTGTCTACTGCGTCCACATCCGCAGATTATCGACTCACCCTCACAGCAGAAAATCCCACCCCACCACCAGAACCTACGCCTACCCCCAGCGAAACCCCCACACCTACCCCTACACCTACCCCAAGTGAAACGCCCACAGAAACACCCACGCCTACACCAACAACTACACCGTAATACCAATTCAAAATGTAGGGGTTTAAATCACCGTTACAACACCTAAAAAGCGAATTGCGTTGGCGTTAGCCTTGCCGTTCGCGGTAGCGTTGCGTAGCAAAGGCTATTGCGAATTGGTTTAAACTTTCTCTCTCGGTGGTGTGGCAATGCCTTGTTTCAATAAATTTGCTTCCAGCTCTTTGATGAATTGCAAATCTTCTACCAACAGAGCCTGATTGTCGCTGTCAACAGAGTTCTTTTCTAAGAAAGTGAAAGCCTGGCGAAATTGTGCAGGACTGGTGATAAATGGTGAGTCAAAGTGACAGGAAATAATCTGTTGAAAATTCCACTGTGCTATTGTATCAGCCCAG comes from the Nostoc sp. PCC 7120 = FACHB-418 genome and includes:
- a CDS encoding serine/threonine-protein kinase, translating into MTKLYCSKGHENYPGTRFCLTCGEKLVDNFITQSIQPGLTLSDRYLIVRQVGQGGFGRTYLAEDINRFRELCILKEFSPQVQTAYVLQKAEELFQREAKVLHQLQHPQIPRFREIFRVNLAGKEYLFLVQDYVEGETYSGLLNHRIQQGLRFTEAEIRQLLQQILPVLDYIHSLGVIHRDISPDNLILRSVDKLPVLIDFGGVKQVVAVVASQYYQPGVVASPPAATLLGKVGFAPPEQMQTGNVSPHSDLYALAVTAVVLLTGKQPQELLDTYNLSWNWQREISLSPILGQVLDKMLAARPGDRYQSAQQVLHALNPAPTNYPPTQAPTPTSVPIPPPVPTPDTIAIAPSLPTPTISPAPQRKNWLIPTAALLLVGTAGLVWLGMSNSDRHSISVEPTPTPTETQPTNPLDKYSPTERRRKQRLNDRRQQLGIDFNFYINVVNQIFWDRNPSERGRTLSDGAEDENLRAEWDAVAAELLDKLKPLSNKARRQLGTYTAAERDRWKVEVNQINVGSRSLYDLGDAAFFKAFPEQKGKNFIEQPIGQVWQAFVSDKLSAIVAGSAFQKIVFDPGAINKTVSGTLQPAGGKVFIADLAQDQSLELQLKANPKVLLSVYSPSGKTIFLEDSEKRSLSTELPESGFYEFVVVSTASTSADYRLTLTAENPTPPPEPTPTPSETPTPTPTPTPSETPTETPTPTPTTTP